The Bacillota bacterium genome includes the window GGCGCGCGCGCTGGAGCTGCACCTGGAGCGCGTGGCCGTGGCGCCGCTCTTCGCCCACATGCTGGAACTCTACCAGGCCGAGGCCGACTCGCGCGGCGTCCGGCTCCGGGGCGAGGCCGCGGCGGAGCTGGCGCTGCGGGCGGACCGCGACCGGCTGGTGCAGGTCCTCTCCAACCTGCTGGCCAACGCGCTGCGCCATTCGCCCGCGGGGGGCGAGGTCCGCCTCTCCGCCGAGGCGCGGGCCGAGGGGGGGCGCGCCGGCGTCCTCCTCCATGTCAGCGACACGGGCCCGGGCATCGCCCCGGCCGACCTGCCCCACGTCTTCGAGCGCTTCTGGCGGGGCGATCCGGCGCGCAGCCGGGAGACGGGCGGCAGCGGGCTGGGTCTGGCCATCGTGCGCAGCTTCGTCGAGGCCCAGGGCGGCACCGTACGGGTGGAGAGCCCCTGGCCGGCCGGGGGGCGGGCCGGCACGCGCTTCTCGGTCTGGCTGCCGGCGGCCTGAGGCGCGCCCCGCCGGGCGGACAGCCGGCACGCTCTGGCGGCCGAAGGGACGATGCTCAGGAGGATGATCAGGCGGATCAGCGGCCCGTGAAAGAAGCCGCCCCAGCCTTCCTCGTCCATGGTCGCCCCTCCTTCCCGACCTGCCGGCGGCGTCCGCTTCGGCGCCGGCCTCCCCTCATTCGCGCCCGTACTCGTGGTGTCCGAAGCTCTCGACGACGATCAGGTAGACGAGCAGGATGACGATGAGCACCGACAGGTCGTGACCGTGGAACCAGCCCTGGGACACCTCCAGGCCCTCCTTTCGCCGAGACTCGTCCCAGCCTATTCGGAAGGCCTGCCCGGCGTGCCGGCCGCCGGCCCGGGCACGCGGTCCTCGCCCGCGCGGCGGGTGACGCCCAGCTCGTCCAGCCGCTCGGCCAGGGGGACCGCGTACTTGCGCGAGGTGCCCAGCAGATCGCGGAGCTGCGCCAGGGTGAGGCGCGGCTGCTCGAGGAAGTGCGCGCGCACCCGTCGCGCCGCCTCTTCCACGGCGCTGCGGTGGAACCAGAGCGGCCCGGCGTGTTCGATCCGGCCCGCCTCCTGGAGGTGGCGCAGGATCTCGGCGAGCGGCGGGGCGCCGCGCGGCAGCTCGATCTCGTGCACCTCGGGGGGGTCGAAGGGCCGCTCGCGCAGCGCCTCCTCCACGCGCGCCACGGCCGCCGCCGCCGCCGGCTCCAGCCGCGGCTCCCAGCCCGCGGGGCGGACCCGCTCCTCCTCCGTCTCCAGCCGGCCCGCCGCCGCCCAGCGCTCGAGCAGCTGCGCGAAGGCGCGCGGCGGGAGATCGGGCGCGAGAAGCCGGCGGGCCTCCTCGCGCGACATGCCGCGGCGGAGCGGGTACTCCCCCAGGTGGCGCTCCAGGAGCGCCAAGAGCCGTCCCAGCAGCGCCTCCTCGCCCGCCCTGCCCAGCCAGACGCCCTCCGCCGCCTGCGCCGCCTCGCCGGCCGCCTCCATCTCGGCCAGGAGCGCGGCCAGCTCCGCCGGCGCCACCTCGGCGGCCCGCGTCAGCGACTCCAGGCTCCAGGGACGCGGCTCCTCCAGGCAGGCCCGTACCGCCTCCCGCCGGTCGCCGGCGGCCAGGCGCTCCAGGCGGGCGATGCCGACCCGGTCGCCACGCCGGACGCGGCGGACCGGGTCGACTACGTCGCCGCCGCCGATGGCCCGCGCCGGCGAGTAGCTCCGCACCACGAAGCGGTCGCCGCGCGCCACCACTAGCGGCTCCTCGGCGCGGAAGTAGACGGGTGCCCGCTCGCCCGGCGCCAGCTCGTCGCGGTCGAGCAGGAGGAGGCGGCCCAGGCACTCGCGCGTGCCGGCGTGGAGGCGGACGCGCGTGCCGCTGGCCAGCGGCCGCTCCAGCCGCGGCAGCAGCTCGAGGTAGCCGGAGAAGCCCCGGCCGGCCTGGAAGATGCCCGGGGTGGCGAGGACGTCGCCGCGCTCCACCTGGTCGCGCTCCAGGTTGGCGTTGAGCGCCACGCGCTGGCCGGCCACCACCCGCTCCACGGGCCGGTTGTGCACCTGGAGGCCGCGGACGCGCAGCGGCCGCCCGGCGGGCAGGAGCTCCAGGCGCTCCTCCAGGCGGATGCTGCCGGAGAGAAGCGTGCCCGTCACCACCGTGCCGAAGCCGGCCACGGTAAAGACGCGGTCGACGGGGAGGCGGGCCGGTCCCTCGGCCGGCCGCGGCCGCATCGCCGCCGCCAGCCGGTCGACGGTGGCCAGCAGCTCCCCGAGCCCCTCGCCGGTGACGCTGGAGACGTGGACCAGCGGCGCCCCCTCCAGGAAGGTGCCGCGGACCGCCTCGCGCACTTCCTCGTCCACCAGCTCCAGCCAGTCGGCTTCCACCAGGTCGACCTTGGTCAGCACCAGAACGCCCCTCTGGACGCCGAGAAGCTGGAGGATGTCCAGGTGCTCCTCGGTCTGCGGCATGACGCCCTCGTCCGCCGCGATCACCAGCAGCACCAGGTCCATGCCGCTGGCGCCGGCCACCATGTTCTTGACGAAGCGCTCGTGGCCGGGCACGTCGACGATCCCCGCCTCGCGCCCGCTGGGCAGGACGAGGCGGGCGAAGCCCAGGTCGATGGTGAGGCCGCGCCGCTTCTCCTCGGGCAACCGGTCGGGGTCGGTGCCCGTCAGCGCGCGGATGAGCGTGCTCTTGCCGTGGTCGACGTGGCCGGCCGTACCGATGATCAGCGGCGGCAGGGCGCCGCCGCCGGAAGGCTCGTGCAAGGACATGCCGCCGCTCCCGCCGCCGCCCGGTTCAGCCCCGACTGGCCACGGCGCGGGTGGCCAGGTAGGCCTCGGCCTCCATGGCCGCGACGGTCCCGTCGCTCACGGCCGTGGTGATCTGCCGGATCTCCTTGGGCCGGATGTCGCCGGCGGCGAAGACGCCGGGCAGGGCGGTCCGCATTCGCTCGTCGGTGACGACGCGCCCCAGCTCGTCGCGCTCGATCTCCGGCGGCAGGAAGTCCGAGTTGGGCTTCAGCCCGACGTAGGGGAAGACGCCGTCGCAGGCGATCTCCCGCCGCTCGCCGGTGACGACGTCGCGTACGCGGACGCCGGTGACGCGCTGCTCGCCGAGGATCTCCTCCACCACGTGGTTGAACAGGAACTCCATCTTCGGGTTGGCGCGCGCCTTGGCCTGCTGGGCCTCGCTGGCCCGCAGCCGGTCGCGCCGGTGGACGACGATCACCCTGGAGGCGAAGCGGGTCAGGTAGTTGCCTTCCTGGAGCGCCGAGTCGCCGCCGCCGACGACGACGCAGACCTTGTCCTGGAAGAAGGCGCCGTCGCAGGTGGCGCAGTAGGAGACGCCGCGCCCGCGCAGGCGGTCCTCGCCGGGCACGCCCAGCTTGCGCGGCTCGGAGCCGGAGGCGATGATGACGGTCCGCGCCAGGACGTCGCCGTCGCTGGTCCGGATCCGCTTCAGCTCGCCCTCGGCCATCTCCAGCCCCTCGACCACCGTGAACTCGATCCGGGCGCCGAAGGCGCGGGCGTGCTTCTCCATGGTCTCGGCCAGCTCCGGCCCGCTGACGGTACGGAAGCCGGGGTAGTTCTCGATGTCGTTGGTGGTGGCGATCTGGCCGCCCGGCACCTCCTTCTCCAGCACCAGCGTCTCGAGGTTGGAGCGTGCCGCGTAGAGGGCGGCGGTCAGCCCCGCCGGTCCCGCGCCGATGACGACCACGTCGTACGGTTCCGTCTTGAACGCCAAGGAAGCTCCCTCCCCCCGGTGACCGGGTGCTGCTGCCCGCTTCCCAGCCCCTCCACTACCATGCCCCACTCGTCCGGCGGCTGGCAACGCCCGCCTCCGCCGGCGCCCTCCCTAGCCGGCGGCGAGGCCCAGGCGGCGCAGCGCCGCCCGGTGCGCCGTCCACTCCCAGCCGTCGTCCAGCGGCTCCAGCCGCGCGAGGCCGTACTTCCTCCGCCAGGCGGCCAGGATCAACCAGTCCCCCAGGAGGGGGTTCTTGGGCAGGAGGGCGCCGTGCAGGTAGGTTCCGACGGCGTTCAACCAGCGTACGCCCTCCGCGCGGTCGCGCCCGTTGTTGCCGTGGCCGCGGAGGACGCGGCCCAGCGGCCGGACGGAGGGGCCGAGCCAGGTGCGGCCGGCGTGGTTTTCGAAGCCCACCAGCGTCCGCCGCCCCTCGTCCCAGAGGTCGGTCTCCACCGCCACGTCGCCGATCAGCCGCTGGCGACCCGCCTCGGTCCAGGCGTCGAAGAGGCCGACGCCCGGGATCTTCTCCCCCGTCTGCGTCCGGTAGTAGCGGCCCAGCAGCTGGTAGCCGCCACAGACGGCCAGGAGCGGCATGCCGTCGCGGACGGCCGCCACCAGCTCGCGGCCTTTCTGGCGCAGCAGGTCCTCGGCGATCCAGCGCTGCTCGCGGTCCTGGCCCCCGCCGATGAAGACCAGGTCCACCTCGCCGGCGCGGAAGGGGTCGCCCGGTCCGACGGCCACCACCCGCACCTCGCCGCCGCGACGGCGGACGCGGTCGGCCAGCGCCAGCAGGTTGCCGCGGTCCCCATAGAGGTTGAGCTCGCGCGGGTAGAGGTGGGCGATGCGCAGTTCAAGCACCGCGCCGCGCCCCCCTCTCCCAGAAGGCCGGCAGGGCATAGCGCCTGGAGAGCCGGCGGTGGACGTCCAGGAGCGCCGTGTAGGTCAGGCAGAGGGTGACCGGGCGTCCGTCCGGCAGGCGGGCCAGGACCCTTTCCAGCGCCCGCTCGGGATCGGGCTCCAGCTCGATGCGGCGGCGGCCCACCCCCGCCAGGGCGAGGCGGAGAGCCATCTCCTCGGCGCGCAGGCCCGAGGCCACCAGCGGCTCGCTCCCCTCGAGAAGTGCCCGGAAGTCCTCGAAGCGGACGTCCCAGAGCCAGGAGATGTCGCGGCCGTCGGCCACCCG containing:
- a CDS encoding ATP-binding protein, which translates into the protein ARALELHLERVAVAPLFAHMLELYQAEADSRGVRLRGEAAAELALRADRDRLVQVLSNLLANALRHSPAGGEVRLSAEARAEGGRAGVLLHVSDTGPGIAPADLPHVFERFWRGDPARSRETGGSGLGLAIVRSFVEAQGGTVRVESPWPAGGRAGTRFSVWLPAA
- the selB gene encoding selenocysteine-specific translation elongation factor — its product is MHEPSGGGALPPLIIGTAGHVDHGKSTLIRALTGTDPDRLPEEKRRGLTIDLGFARLVLPSGREAGIVDVPGHERFVKNMVAGASGMDLVLLVIAADEGVMPQTEEHLDILQLLGVQRGVLVLTKVDLVEADWLELVDEEVREAVRGTFLEGAPLVHVSSVTGEGLGELLATVDRLAAAMRPRPAEGPARLPVDRVFTVAGFGTVVTGTLLSGSIRLEERLELLPAGRPLRVRGLQVHNRPVERVVAGQRVALNANLERDQVERGDVLATPGIFQAGRGFSGYLELLPRLERPLASGTRVRLHAGTRECLGRLLLLDRDELAPGERAPVYFRAEEPLVVARGDRFVVRSYSPARAIGGGDVVDPVRRVRRGDRVGIARLERLAAGDRREAVRACLEEPRPWSLESLTRAAEVAPAELAALLAEMEAAGEAAQAAEGVWLGRAGEEALLGRLLALLERHLGEYPLRRGMSREEARRLLAPDLPPRAFAQLLERWAAAGRLETEEERVRPAGWEPRLEPAAAAAVARVEEALRERPFDPPEVHEIELPRGAPPLAEILRHLQEAGRIEHAGPLWFHRSAVEEAARRVRAHFLEQPRLTLAQLRDLLGTSRKYAVPLAERLDELGVTRRAGEDRVPGPAAGTPGRPSE
- the trxB gene encoding thioredoxin-disulfide reductase — encoded protein: MAFKTEPYDVVVIGAGPAGLTAALYAARSNLETLVLEKEVPGGQIATTNDIENYPGFRTVSGPELAETMEKHARAFGARIEFTVVEGLEMAEGELKRIRTSDGDVLARTVIIASGSEPRKLGVPGEDRLRGRGVSYCATCDGAFFQDKVCVVVGGGDSALQEGNYLTRFASRVIVVHRRDRLRASEAQQAKARANPKMEFLFNHVVEEILGEQRVTGVRVRDVVTGERREIACDGVFPYVGLKPNSDFLPPEIERDELGRVVTDERMRTALPGVFAAGDIRPKEIRQITTAVSDGTVAAMEAEAYLATRAVASRG
- a CDS encoding glutamine amidotransferase, producing the protein MPCRPSGRGGRGAVLELRIAHLYPRELNLYGDRGNLLALADRVRRRGGEVRVVAVGPGDPFRAGEVDLVFIGGGQDREQRWIAEDLLRQKGRELVAAVRDGMPLLAVCGGYQLLGRYYRTQTGEKIPGVGLFDAWTEAGRQRLIGDVAVETDLWDEGRRTLVGFENHAGRTWLGPSVRPLGRVLRGHGNNGRDRAEGVRWLNAVGTYLHGALLPKNPLLGDWLILAAWRRKYGLARLEPLDDGWEWTAHRAALRRLGLAAG